The Ammospiza caudacuta isolate bAmmCau1 chromosome 17, bAmmCau1.pri, whole genome shotgun sequence genome has a segment encoding these proteins:
- the GPR146 gene encoding probable G-protein coupled receptor 146, which produces MWSCEALINSTENSEDQHLCHDFDLVLSIFSLLYLIICFPIGLCYNGLLVLVNLYNKATMTMPDVYFVNIAIAGLIINTLAPMYLLGLANTKWAIWNSNNEVYITFLILFNVSSLVTMYSTTLLSLDYYIERALPRTYMSSVYNTKHVCGFIWGGAMLTSFSSLLFYVCNHVSTKIIECSKMQNQEAADAIMVFIGYVVPAIAVLYALTLILRIRKEATPLDQDTGRLDPSVHRLLIATVCTQFTLWTPYYVILLVSTFTNLRGRIPDVNSIQILHFATILSKFLAFSSSFVMPLLYRYINKNFPNKLRRLLKKIHCGNQGCSHERTVVQQVMT; this is translated from the coding sequence ATGTGGAGCTGTGAAGCCTTAATCAACAGTACTGAGAACAGTGAGGACCAGCATCTCTGCCATGACTTCGACCTTGTGCTTTCCATCTTTTCCCTTCTCTACCTCATTATATGTTTCCCAATTGGCCTTTGTTACAATGGCCTGCTGGTCCTAGTTAACCTCTACAACAAAGCTACTATGACTATGCCAGATGTTTACTTTGTCAACATTGCCATTGCCGGCCTCATCATCAACACTCTGGCACCAATGTACCTGCTGGGTCTTGCCAATACAAAATGGGCCATCTGGAATTCCAACAATGAAGTTTATATCACCTTCCTTATTTTATTCAACGTCTCGTCGTTGGTTACCATGTACTCCACCACACTGCTCAGTCTGGACTACTACATCGAACGCGCCCTGCCCAGGACTTACATGTCCAGTGTGTACAACACCAAACACGTCTGTGGGTTCATCTGGGGCGGGGCCATGCTCACAAGCTTTTCATCTCTCCTGTTCTACGTCTGCAACCACGTGTCCACCAAGATAATCGAGTGTTCCAAGATGCAGAACCAGGAGGCAGCGGATGCCATCATGGTGTTCATCGGGTACGTCGTTCCCGCCATCGCCGTGCTCTACGCGCTGACGCTGATCCTGCGGATCCGCAAGGAGGCCACGCCGCTGGATCAGGACACTGGGCGCCTGGATCCCTCAGTGCACAGGCTGCTGATTGCCACCGTCTGCACACAGTTCACCCTCTGGACACCCTATTACGTTATCCTCTTGGTAAGCACGTTTACTAACCTACGAGGCAGAATTCCAGATGTAAATTCCATTCAGATATTACACTTTGCCACGATTCTGTCAAAATTCCTGGCTTTCTCCAGCAGCTTTGTCATGCCTCTGCTCTACAGATACATCAACAAAAACTTTCCCAACAAATTACGCCGTTTGCTTAAAAAGATACACTGTGGGAACCAGGGGTGTTCTCACGAGCGCACAGTGGTACAGCAGGTCATGACATAG